From the Triticum urartu cultivar G1812 chromosome 4, Tu2.1, whole genome shotgun sequence genome, the window CATTTGTTTCTTTGAGTGTTTGGTCTtatcttttgccaaatggatggacaagaatgcctaagaactccctctagctatctatgtttttcttgtctcaaactctattcatgctacatcacaaagtttgatcaagtcagatttgaaccctctgggtgaggagcactcggagccACCGATTCGTCAttgacttaaacttccaaaacctctctaTGTATTTCGGTCTGACCCATTCATTCTTTTCGATCATACCGAGTTCATTGAGTTGATCTAAGTTACAAACCTCGCGTGCAACCGATCTGAACAATTCTGTCACNNNNNNNNNNNNNNNNNNNNNNNNNNNNNNNNNNNNNNNNNNNNNNNNNNNNNNNNNNNNNNNNNNNNNNNNNNNNNNNNNNNNNNNNNNNNNNNNNNNNNNNNNNNNNNNNNNNNNNNNNNNNNNNNNNNNNNNNNNNNNNNNNNNNNNNNNNNNNNNNNNNNNNNNNNNNNNNNNNNNNNNNNNNNNNNNNNNNNNNNNNNNNNNNNNNNNNNNNNNNNNNNNNNNNNNNNNNNNNNNNNNNNNNNNNNNNNNNNNNNNNNNNNNNNNNNNNNNNNNNNNNNNNNNNNNNNNNNNNNNNNNNNNNNNNNNNNNNNNNNNNNNNNNNNNNNNNNNNNNNNNNNNNNNNNNNNNNNNNNNNNNNNNNNNNNNNNNNNNNNNNNNNNNNNNNNNNNNNNNNNNNNNNNNNNNNNNNNNNNNNNNNNNNNNNNNNNNNNNNNNNNNNNNNNNNNNNNNNNNNNNNNNNNNNNNNNNNNNNNNNNNNNNNNNNNNNNNNNNNNNNNNNNNNNNNNNNNNNNNNNNNNNNNNNNNNNNNNNNNNNNNNNNNNNNNNNNNNNNNNNNNNNNNNNNNNNNNNNNNNNNNNNNNNNNNNNNNNNNNNNNNNNNNNNNNNNNNNNNNNNNNNNNNNNNNNNNNNNNNNNNNNNNNNNNNNNNNNNNNNNNNNNNNNNNNNNNNNNNNNNNNNNNNNNNNNNNNNNNNNNNNNNNNNNNNNNNNNNNNNNNNNNNNNNNNNNNNNNNNNNNNNNNNNNNNNNNNNNNNNNNNNNNNNNNNNNNNNNNNNNNNNNNNNNNNNNNNNNNNNNNNNNNNNNNNNNNNNNNNNNNNNNNNNNNNNNNNNNNNNNNNNNNNNNNNNNNNNNNNNNNNNNNNNNNNNNNNNNNNNNNNNNNNNNNNNNNNNNNNNNNNNNNNNNNNNNNNNNNNNNNNNNNNNNNNNNNNNNNNNNNNNNNNNNNNNNNNNNNNNNNNNNNNNNNNNNNNNNNNNNNNNNNNNNNNNNNNNNNNNggggggggggggggggggggggggggggggggggggggttggcgGCGGCACAGAGGCGGTCGAACAGCCAGCAGGGTACGGCCGCGGAGCTTGCATGGTGGAGATCTGAGGTGTGAACATCAAGGGTCCCGTGCAGCAGGCAGGAACCAAAATCACACGGTGTGGAACTCACGTCTTCGAGACCGTACCACGAGAGCAAGAAGCGGCATGGACTGTCCCTGTTTTCCTGTCACGCCTGAAGGCGGGCGAGTACATGACCAAGAGGAGGGGATAAGACAGTGATGAATTATCCTCTTTGCTGCATAAGTTCCCTGCATGGCGTTCAAGCATTACAAATCACTGTTTGCCTGGAATCGCAGAGGAAGGGTGTTTAGACGTCCAGTGATCCCAAATTTAGTTTATGGGGTCAATGTGAGCACAATAAATAGTTTGAGGAAACGAAAAGGACTTTCTCCTAAAGAGTAGTTGAGGGAGTATAATGGAAGCCATTACCCAGTGATGGCATTTCTGAAGCAAAGGATACGAAATAGGGGCGTCAATCCATGTTCTGCCTCCATAATGCCTACTACGGTGTTTTTACGGTACTGTCCACAGGGATGAACCTACACAAGAAGAACACTTCCCTTTTGTAAGTACCAATTAGTGAATGAAGCTAAATATAGCTGACAGACAGAATTGGCATTCTAGTTGTCAAATGCAGTGTTCATCTTGAAACAGGCAGAAATCTCATCGACTGAATATATTATGGCTAACTCTTTATCAAAACAAATTTCACACTTCACCATGAATTCATGAATTCAAACATGACTAACATAAATTATTTTCATATTATAGAAAGGTTATAGTGATTGGTCTTCTTCTTTTTTCTGAACCATGGTTCTGGTGATTAGTAGCTACAACAATGTACGACACAATAATTGCTACAAAATATGTCCTTGTAATTCCAAAGAAGCCCCTCTGGCAGAAAAAATCCAATAAAATAAACTTTAAGAGCAAAGCTTGTATAAGTTGCAGACTTGGTAGAACCTCATTGGTTATAGTTCAGCTGTTCATGTAATTCTGATCAAGAAGTTTCAATAACTGTAATATTATTATATTATACAAGCAATTTTCATGAAATTTATTAAAAGAGGAAAGCTGCATAGTATTTTTTGTCATGCGTCACATAGTATAACATCTTTCCCAAATATTACAATTATAGGCTTACTGGAACAGATGCCGGTTTGCAAACAGTTACAACATCAACTTCATTCTGAAGGATTACAATATTACCACCCAAGACTGGTGGCTCGTGCCTGAAAGAGTAACCACCTTCAGGAATATGCCAACTCAAAATTTTAAATGAGAAATATACACGAGTTATTTATGTTAAAGCAAGAATAAATAGCTTCAGTTGTTAGAAGCCAAAGGAAGCATGCATGCATGTTCAAACTAGCAATCACTATTGTCTTAAAAGCCAATATATCAATAATAAATGTCATTGGCACTATACAGAGTACAACTATTTCTTAATTTAGTGTAGCTAAATAATATCATAAATGAAAATAAGAAAGATAAATGTGACATTCAGCAATATATGAATATATCCATTAGTTGCTAAactgttttatttggatttttgTGGTTCATGTAAGAGGATATCATGTGCAGTAATAACTTATGTTGCACCCAATTTTGGAACACTTGTTTGGAGGTAGAAAAAATAATTCTCAGCTACAATACTGCTCTGTGAATACATGCCGTTTAGGACACCGCCAGGATCTCCAACAAGCAAGTTTGACCACTACTTTGCATACAAGCTGCATACCTGTGTGTTGTTATAGAATAAGTACATGTAAATCCACTTACTAGCATATATCTCCATACAAATCCAATGGTCACAGCAATTGGCTTAGACTAACAAATTATGCACTTGTCATGCTACAAATAGATTATTTTTATATAGAATTTCTAAGTTAGTGGCCAGAGCTAGAGCAGTTTAACTACATGTATTTCCCAAAAACTTGTATTTACTGAACgtctgaacgagggagtaatcagtTTTGCTAAATGGACCACTACGAAGCAATAATCTAAATGAGCCTTAAAAACCTTGACACACCTGTGCAAGAAATGGCTTATCTTTTGTGATGATTTCACAATATAGTCTTCTTCAACCATTTGCTCATCCACCTGAAGCCTCCCGCACTTCACTGCATGAACCTAGCAGTTTCATCATTTATTTCAGATACAGAAGAAAAGATATTACCAAAGTACAAATATAGCTGCTCAGAAATAAATGTACAACGGACAACAAATATATTCAGAAGCAGGGTTCTAGACTTCTGGTAAATGAATTTCTACAGCTAAAACAGAATGATCTTCTGCTTGAGCATACGAGCAAAGAACGGTGTGATGCAGACAGTGTTAAAAAAGAGTATTGCACGCCTACATAGTATTCACGGGGCCGCCCCTTGAATTCATCCGTGAAGAGATCTACAATGGTCTTCCCAGCCCATCTGTTCTTCGCCTGCAAACCAAATTCAGAATTTGGTCCAAACAATATCTCGTAAAGACCACTTGCAACAAACAAATCTTTAATGTTATTATTATCCCATCACTCGAACAAAACAGAAAATTAGGCTAAAACATTCAGAGTTGTAAATGATTGTGTGGCTTCATTATTTTGACTGGAGCAGCAAAATCAACGACTACTGCACATACGCCCTGAGCAATTGAAACTGTAAGAGAGGATTGGTTTACATGGGAGATGAACTCGAAGTAATAGGGCCTCACGTAGCGCCGCCCTGCGAAGAGAAGAGAGCCATTCTTCAATGGTTAGTTCCGGGAGGGTTTAGGGTTAGAAACTCAGAGGGGGTGGGACGGGGCGAGGCTGCGCCGCAGCGGTTACCGTTGCGGAAGATGTAGTCCTGCGCCTCGGGCGGGTTGGCCGGCGTCTGCCACACGATCCCGGCTCCCGCGAGCGCCCCCGCCATCTCAAGCGGCGACGGCTGAGCCCCGGTGGCGCACTCCTCGGTCTCAGCAGCTCACCGCCGGAAACCTAGAAGAGAACGGCGGCGGCGCACGGCGCGGAGGTGGATTTGGGGAGAGCTGGTGCTGCTGTAGCCATGTAGCGGTGCGGGTGGGGTTACGACCGTTGGATCGATGTGTGATCGA encodes:
- the LOC125554413 gene encoding RNA pseudouridine synthase 7-like isoform X1; protein product: MAGALAGAGIVWQTPANPPEAQDYIFRNGRRYVRPYYFEFISHAKNRWAGKTIVDLFTDEFKGRPREYYVHAVKCGRLQVDEQMVEEDYIVKSSQKISHFLHRHEPPVLGGNIVILQNEVDVVTVCKPASVPVHPCGQYRKNTVVGIMEAEHGLTPLFRILCFRNAITG
- the LOC125554413 gene encoding RNA pseudouridine synthase 7-like isoform X2; translation: MAGALAGAGIVWQTPANPPEAQDYIFRNGRRYVRPYYFEFISHAKNRWAGKTIVDLFTDEFKGRPREYYVHAVKCGRLQVDEQMVEEDYIVKSSQKISHFLHRFIPVDSTVKTP